The genome window TTCGATCCTCTCAAGCAACGGTTCGCCTCGGTCGGCGGCGGCCAGCAGAGGGGAGCGGCCGGCCTGCTCCGGCAGCGAGTGTGTCTCCGGCTGGCCCAGCAGCCCGGCCAGGTTGCCCGCTGCCACCTGCGCCCGCTCCTGCCCGGAAATATCGGCATAGGCCAGTGCGGCGCGGGCGGCTCCCGGCGCGGACACGGGCATCCCGGTGCCGAACAGCAAACGCTCCGCACCCCAGTTACGGCATATGTAAGAGATAGCCTCGAACCCCTGCATCAGCGAGGTCTCGACCAGCACGTTTTCTACCTCGTCCAGCAGGCGGAACAGACGGGTATGGTGGGTCCAGTTTGCGCCGACAGGTACGAGCGGCAGGTCGGGATAATCGCTTGCCAGGCTGTGGATTTCAGCCAGATTCAGCGAGCGCTGCTCGTGCTGGCCCAGTTGACGGAAATTGTACCAGAACTGGTCGTAGTCCACCCACAGGGGAAGCTTCTTTTCGGCCAGAGCAGAAAGCACCCGGCTCATCCGCGGGCCGGCAAGGTCCGCTCCATGCCAGAGCGGGAACACCCGGAAGGCGCGGAAACCCAGCTCAAGCCATTCGTCCAGCTCGTCGGCCAGGTCCCGGTCCCGGCCGTAGGGCGCGGGACTGATCACGGCCTGCCCCAGCAGACGGTTCTCACCGGCAAGCTGCTCCGCCAGCTCGCGGTTGGCCCTCCTGCTGTCCAGTTCGCGGGCCGCGGCGTTGAACACCAGCGCCCGGCTGATCCGGCAGTGGTCCAACTCATCGATCAGGCCCGGCATGTCGTACGGGGCGCCGGGCAACCGGGCGCAGGCCCTGCCGAAAGTAGCGTTGGCGTCGAAATACGCCGTTTCACTCATCGGTTGATTCCTCTAGATTCGCAGTTCTGAGCAGGCTGCGCATCAGGGCGAAAAACCCGGCGGCGATCCCGACGATCAGGAATTCCCAGCGGTAGGGCTCGGGCATCGCGCGGCCGAAACCGGCGTCAAGGTCAACCGTGTACGACAGCAGAATCAGCCAGACTCCGCCGCAGGCAATAATCCATTCCCGCCAGTTGGGACGGAACACTCCGCCCATGTTCAGCCGCTTGAAAATAATCAGCGAGCCGGTAAGCAGTGACAGGGAAACCAGCAGCGGCGACAGCACCGGCCCGATCCACGGCAGCGGAATCAGGAACAGGACGTCCCAGGTGAGCAGGCTGGACGGCCAGCCCAAAATCACCTTGAGCCAGACGTAATAGAAAATATCCCAGAGAGCGAACGCGAAACAGAACAGGGCGAACCGCTCGGCCAGCCTCCGCCCGGCGAACCAGCTCGCCGCACTCAGCAGCACGATTGTGCTTAACTCCCGGCCGATTTCGACAACCAGGATCTGCCCGTCGATAGGAACCAGCGGGAAGGCGAAACCTCCGGGGTAGTAAATTTTCCTCAGGTAGACCACGATCGCCGCTTCCATGTAGGCCATCGCCACGGCGAACACGGCCATCGCCGCCAGGGCCAGCGGGCGGCCTCCGGGGGGAGTTCCACTCAGGTCTGGCAGGTGATGCTTCACGCTCGACGCTCCCGTGGATTCACTAGAGGTTATTTCAAAACCCTAATTCAGTACTGTCCGGTTAAAATTTGAGGGACAGAGCTAATTGAGGTTGATTGGGTTTCAGTAATTTAAGTTTTTCGAA of Candidatus Glassbacteria bacterium contains these proteins:
- a CDS encoding amidohydrolase family protein; amino-acid sequence: MSETAYFDANATFGRACARLPGAPYDMPGLIDELDHCRISRALVFNAAARELDSRRANRELAEQLAGENRLLGQAVISPAPYGRDRDLADELDEWLELGFRAFRVFPLWHGADLAGPRMSRVLSALAEKKLPLWVDYDQFWYNFRQLGQHEQRSLNLAEIHSLASDYPDLPLVPVGANWTHHTRLFRLLDEVENVLVETSLMQGFEAISYICRNWGAERLLFGTGMPVSAPGAARAALAYADISGQERAQVAAGNLAGLLGQPETHSLPEQAGRSPLLAAADRGEPLLERIEIFDCHGHIAPVGVDGILGLSLGPQDADSIVRRLDRIGIKSLCVSSWEIQGGDALKGNLLAADGAESHPGRILPYAVVNSNYPEDWDRLVEECFVSRDFFGFKPYPTSQRRAISDPAFREMLKMADRRRLPILCHFGFEPLAGVSPGELRLLAPLYPGAQFLIAHAGASHRLADSVTDLAVEFDNVWLEINYTSVPFGMISHLIRNAGVEKILFGTDTPMRDPAPILGWVLYDHLDDIEREAVLGGNFMRLIERTGYKLR